In candidate division KSB1 bacterium, the DNA window TTAACATTTTCATTGTTCATTGTTCATTGTTCATTGCTGATCGATACCGCCCTTACCAATAAATCAGTCGATTGCAATATTTTTCCTCGCAAGCGATCGGTATAATTCTTTTGGTCCTTTAAGAATCGATCTACAATTTCAGCGGCTTCGGCTGAGTTATGCCCTCCAAAAATAACATCCAACCAGCGCTTGGGGAAAAAGATGTCGCCGGTTTGTTGTATTTCCTGCAATAGTTCCAGGCTCTCTCTCAAATATTTCTGTGATTGTGAACCACGAATAGGGTGATGCAAATAACGCAATCCGGTTAAGACCCAGGGTTCATGGCTTCTATTTTTATCTTCTTTCAGACTTTCGAAGAATTCGTCACGAACAGTTTGATCCGCCGACAATGCCGGCAGTATAAATTTAAACCTGGCTTTTCTATCCGGACTTTTAATTCTTTGCAATTGGCCTCTGATCACATCTTCAGATTCAGGAATGCCGCGGACAGCTAATTCGAAACAAAGAGTAGTCATGTCATTTTCCTGGATGAAGAGTCCGGGGATCGTCAGCTCTTCCTGCCAGATTTTAAGCAATTTTGCTACAGCTTTTTCGGTAACAGCAATACTGCGAAAAGTGCGGAAATAGCTTGTGATCGCTTTCGGATTCATAGGCTTGTTGATTAAATCCCACAATAATGTTTCAATGTCTATGGCCAATTTTCTGCGTTGGCTGTCTGTATGAAACTTCCAGAATGCAGAGTTTAGATAACTGAGGATGCGTTCGATATTTTGAGTATCGTTTTCGTGTTGTAAAGCTGTTTTGGCTGTGTTGAACAATGCACCTGGCAATACACGAAAATGCAGCATTTCCTCCCACAGCGTAATCCAGGCAACCCCGCGTAAAAGAGCGTCATCGATTTTGTGAATATTGCTAAGCAAAAAGTTCCGGCTGTCCGTATCAAGTTCAAAATTGCCGTAACCTAACCCGGTGCCATTTGCCAGCACAAAATCGGGTTTGGGTAATCCCAGCGCTTCTTTAACTTCAACAACCTCTTGATTCATTTGAACTGGAAAGTACTGGCTACTATTATCACGAACTATAACCAGGTCCATCAGTTGGTTCCAGGTTTGTCCTATATTTTGGCTGTCTTCTTGTTTCACCAGCAATTTTGAAATATTGCCATTTTTATCAAAAGTTATTTCTGTGGTAAGATGGGGTCTGCCGGGTTGATTTACCCAAACTTCGCTCCAGGCCTTTAGGTCCTCTTCTGATTTTTTATCGAGAATCGCGATCAGATCCGGCCAGGTCGCATTGCCATAGTTGAACTGATGTAGATACTCCCTTAAACCTGATTGAAAGGATTTCTCGCCTACCAAGCGCTCCAGGTGTTTCATAACAATGGGCGCTTTTTGATAAATGATTGCGCCATAAAGTGTGCCGGCGTTTTTCAAATTATCCAAATCCTGGCGGATCGGATTGGCGCCTGCAGTTCGGTCGACGCCATAAGCGCCGGGGTAATGAGCCAGGAGGAAACGCAGGGGGTGATTGATCTCCGGAAAGCTGGGATTAACGATTTTTGCAGCCATGAAATTGGCAAAGACTTCCTTCATCCAGACATCGTTAAACCAGTCCATAGTAACGAGATTGCCAAACCACATATGAGCGGTTTCATGGGCAATCACACTCGCCCGACCCAGCTTTTGATTTTGAGTTGCCGAACGTTCCAAAAATAGTCTGGAAGCGCGATATAAAATCGCTCCGGGATGTTCCATACCGCCATACTGAAAAGAGGGGATCAGAACGAAATCAAATTTGTCGAAAGGGTAGGGGATGCCGGTGTACTCTTCCAGCCAATTAAGCGCGGTAAAATGTAAATCAAAAATAGTTTTGGTATTGGATTGCACTTTTTCTGCATCGGTTTCCCTGTGAAACATTCGCATAATTCGACCGTTCCGCTCCTCGCTAATCACTTCGAATTCACCTACTGCAAAAGAAAATAAATATGTGCTGATAAGTTTAGTTTCTGCAAAATCAAAGCGCATTCTACCTTGTGAAGTCTTAGTCTTTGCCAATTTTCCATTTGCGACCGCTTGCCAGGTTTCCGGAATCTCCAGTGAGAGTTTATAGATTGCTTTTAAATTCGGTTGATCAAAACATGGGAAGGCAAATGACGCACGGTTCGGAACAAAAAGTGTGTAGAGAAATTTTTCATTGCGGTTAAGTGAGCTTTCGCCGGCAATAAAATCGATGACGATACTAATATCCCCCATTTTTAAATATGTCGACGAAATGACAATATGGCCATTTATGAATTCGTAATTGATCTCGGTTTCCTTATTTCCTACACGAATCACTTTAGCGGGATTTTCATTAAAATCAATGATGAGTGGCAAAGAAAGATCGTTCAATTGAAGGCTTATAACAACCTGGCCCGTGATTTCTTGATCCAACGATTCCGGAATAGAGAAATGTAATTGGTAATGGAGATTGGAAATGGTTTTTGCACGATGTCTGGCGATTTCGAGCGATACACCTTGTACAATATCCAGACCAGGCTTTTTTGAACAACTTAACGGAACTAGCGCAAACAAAGTCAACGGAATTAGGAGGATTTGTAAGGATTTTATTGACATGATTCTGATTCCAGTTTCTTTATAAAAAGTTTTCACAAGAATATTTACTATTTTAAAATTCTGACAAATTAACAAAATGTCATTTCGACCAAGCCCTTCGGCTGCGCTCAGGATGTACTCCGCGAGGAGAAATCTTGTTTTCCAACAAGTTATATTTAGAATAGATCATAAGATTTCTCGGTGTAAACTCCTCGAAAATGACAGCGAAAAATTATATTACATTGTTTCAATATATAAAATATACCTTACCACCACTGTGGTTTGATTATGGATTTATTAGGATTTTACTTTACCAGGTAAGAAAAATCAAGGTAAAAATGGGGAAATTAAGATGCCGTTAAAAAGGGTAATATTTGAAAAAAAAGAATCAGCCGTTAACCTGAATCTGGACAAAATCGTCGTCGACACCGGAGCAGGGGCATAATTCTATCTGGTAGCGGATCTCATCACGTAAATGGTCAAGTGCATTAGCTGGACTCAGTCCACGGGCACTGGCCATTTGTTCGGAGCATAGTGCGATGAAATCGCCATCTTCGGTTTCTTCTACTGTTGCATGAAAGATCATTTTTAGGTCACTTCTCCTTTCGTATTTCATTTAATTCGTAGCAGAATGTAGCAATGGTTTTCATAGAAAATCAAGAAAAAATGAGAATCGTTAAATTATTTTTTGATCACGACAATCAACCGATTTAATAAAGGAATAATACTTTCTTTTGAATTTATGCCCATCAAACAAATTTGTATCCAATTTCGTTTGAGAAGGTACTCGCTTTTATAACTTAATAGAAAACCTGATTTTTCTAATCGTTGGCCAATGCTTTTGGCGTTTACTTTTTTCGGCAGCTCTATTGTGATAACAGCGGGAGACATGTCGGACTCTGAAGCAACGAGTTGAAAACCAAGTTTTTGCAGCCTGTGTCTAAGCCAGGACGAGAGATCGATTATTTCGTTGAAGATTTCCTCGGAAATAAAATGTTCTAAAGCTGTTTGTAATGCTAGAACGAGGTTTGAGGAAATTGTAAAAGGCACCCCATCTTTCTCAGAGTAATAACCAAGATCCAAATACTTGGGTAAATACGGCGCGGAACGAACTTTGTGATTATAAAATACCATGGATAAACCAGGGAATGATCCCAGGCCTTTGCCGCTGACGCCTGAAGATAAATAGACTTCACGCAAGTCAACAGGGACTGTTCCGATAGAGCTGATGCTATCTAGACAAAGATGAATCTTTTTTTCTCTACACAGTGTCTTAAACATATCCAAATCATTCAAAACACCGGTTGATGTTTCACAATGAACAACCCAAAGCCATTTAACATTAGACATTCCTTCCAATTTATTCAGGATCAAGTCACTTCTAAAAGAAGTACCCCAGTTTACTTGCAGGATATCAAACGACAATCCGAATCGGGTGGCATGGTCGATCAAACGATCGCCAAATTCCCCATTGCTCAAAATTAAGCCTTGCGTGTTTTTCAATGATAATTGACCGGCAATGACGTCATTTGCCAGGGTGCCCGATCCCATGAAAATTTCAACAGATCTCGAACCGACCCATTCACATAAATGACGCTTTGTACGTTTAAATTCTTTCATGAAATTTTCACAACGATGTGATATGGGAATTTCATTAAACACTTGCTTAACATTTTGATGGATCGTTACCGGACCAGGTAGAAAATTTGCCGGAGAATTTTTTATGGAAGATGTCGGATTATTGCGAATAAAGTTTTTAGCCTTCTCCAAGAAGGCTTCCGGCGTTAAATACAAAGGCTGGTATGGCGCTTCCGGCGAGCCGACAAGGGGGCCAAAGGGGATGAAACCGATGTGTTGATATAATTTCTTTTGCCTTAATGCGCCTGAAATAATTGCAAGGTCAAATCCCTGGCTGATACAATGTTCAGCCATTTTCTTTAATAGTTCAAAAAATATCTTGCCCGAACGATATTCTTTTTCCACTGCAAGCAGACGGATTTCACACGCAGAATGCGCATCCGGCAGGTATGAATTTAGGTCGTCAATCTTTTCATCTAAAGAGAATGGACGTTTGTTTCTTATTGCAATCATCC includes these proteins:
- a CDS encoding aminotransferase class V-fold PLP-dependent enzyme, whose translation is MPTSQSLTYKVAKEEWEFEQIHKLNYKTFVEEIPQNKRNSKKAFVDKFHKENTYLICLQNDILVGMIAIRNKRPFSLDEKIDDLNSYLPDAHSACEIRLLAVEKEYRSGKIFFELLKKMAEHCISQGFDLAIISGALRQKKLYQHIGFIPFGPLVGSPEAPYQPLYLTPEAFLEKAKNFIRNNPTSSIKNSPANFLPGPVTIHQNVKQVFNEIPISHRCENFMKEFKRTKRHLCEWVGSRSVEIFMGSGTLANDVIAGQLSLKNTQGLILSNGEFGDRLIDHATRFGLSFDILQVNWGTSFRSDLILNKLEGMSNVKWLWVVHCETSTGVLNDLDMFKTLCREKKIHLCLDSISSIGTVPVDLREVYLSSGVSGKGLGSFPGLSMVFYNHKVRSAPYLPKYLDLGYYSEKDGVPFTISSNLVLALQTALEHFISEEIFNEIIDLSSWLRHRLQKLGFQLVASESDMSPAVITIELPKKVNAKSIGQRLEKSGFLLSYKSEYLLKRNWIQICLMGINSKESIIPLLNRLIVVIKK
- a CDS encoding ERAP1-like C-terminal domain-containing protein, giving the protein MSIKSLQILLIPLTLFALVPLSCSKKPGLDIVQGVSLEIARHRAKTISNLHYQLHFSIPESLDQEITGQVVISLQLNDLSLPLIIDFNENPAKVIRVGNKETEINYEFINGHIVISSTYLKMGDISIVIDFIAGESSLNRNEKFLYTLFVPNRASFAFPCFDQPNLKAIYKLSLEIPETWQAVANGKLAKTKTSQGRMRFDFAETKLISTYLFSFAVGEFEVISEERNGRIMRMFHRETDAEKVQSNTKTIFDLHFTALNWLEEYTGIPYPFDKFDFVLIPSFQYGGMEHPGAILYRASRLFLERSATQNQKLGRASVIAHETAHMWFGNLVTMDWFNDVWMKEVFANFMAAKIVNPSFPEINHPLRFLLAHYPGAYGVDRTAGANPIRQDLDNLKNAGTLYGAIIYQKAPIVMKHLERLVGEKSFQSGLREYLHQFNYGNATWPDLIAILDKKSEEDLKAWSEVWVNQPGRPHLTTEITFDKNGNISKLLVKQEDSQNIGQTWNQLMDLVIVRDNSSQYFPVQMNQEVVEVKEALGLPKPDFVLANGTGLGYGNFELDTDSRNFLLSNIHKIDDALLRGVAWITLWEEMLHFRVLPGALFNTAKTALQHENDTQNIERILSYLNSAFWKFHTDSQRRKLAIDIETLLWDLINKPMNPKAITSYFRTFRSIAVTEKAVAKLLKIWQEELTIPGLFIQENDMTTLCFELAVRGIPESEDVIRGQLQRIKSPDRKARFKFILPALSADQTVRDEFFESLKEDKNRSHEPWVLTGLRYLHHPIRGSQSQKYLRESLELLQEIQQTGDIFFPKRWLDVIFGGHNSAEAAEIVDRFLKDQKNYTDRLRGKILQSTDLLVRAVSISNEQ